A genome region from Prionailurus bengalensis isolate Pbe53 chromosome B4, Fcat_Pben_1.1_paternal_pri, whole genome shotgun sequence includes the following:
- the PLEKHA5 gene encoding pleckstrin homology domain-containing family A member 5 isoform X10 → MAADLNLEWICSLPRSWTYGITRGGRVFFINEEAKSTTWLHPVTGEAVVTGHRRQSTDLPTGWEEAYTFEGARYYIKW, encoded by the exons ATGGCGGCGGATCTGAACCTGGAGTGGATCTGCTCCCTGCCCCGGTCCTGGACTTACGGGATCACCAGGGGCGGCCGAGTCTTCTTCATCAA CGAGGAGGCGAAGAGCACCACCTGGCTGCACCCCGTCACCGGCGAGGCCGTGGTCACCGGACACCGGCGGCAGAGCACAG ATTTGCCTACTGGCTGGGAAGAAGCATATACTTTTGAAGGTGCAAGATACTATATAAA ATGGTGA